Proteins found in one Pelobates fuscus isolate aPelFus1 chromosome 10, aPelFus1.pri, whole genome shotgun sequence genomic segment:
- the LOC134575277 gene encoding nuclear factor 7, ovary-like has product MASADLRDELTCSICLSIYTDPVTLTCGHSFCRVCIGDVLDTQEGSGAYRCPECRAEFQERPALEKNRKLCNIAERFLSNHPDQGLMILCTYCINNPEPAAKTCLMCEASLCENHLKVHSKSPEHVLLEPTTSLQNRKCSTHKEILKYYCSVDATCICVSCCLIGEHKGHQIETLSEASEKKGMKLRNILQKLTSRREETEKRVQSLQEHRKAVQASAGSIAEQVTALIMDIRKQLEALEKRVLSEISRQKEQVSLRVSDLIRKLEIKKEDLSREMGHIEELCNTTDPLTVLQGWKSHNTDILDVEAEGNKQAHAVGDMDVNLITETLHTGLDVIVSKVKRRRHPLEASDILLDVNTAERYVTVSHDLKTASSSETIKDYPDTPERFLDYDQVLSTRSFSSGRHYWEVECSDLGQWCVGVTYPSIEREGDQSWIGGNNKSWGLWRFESRSYSVSHDKKRISLPRIPTCLRFGIYLDYVAGRISFYELCDPIRHLHTFTATFTEPLHAGFSVIEKAWVKIRSQD; this is encoded by the coding sequence ATGGCGTCTGCTGATCTGAGAGACGAGCTGACCTGCTCCATCTGTCTGAGTATTTATACAGATCCTGTAACCCTGACATGTGGACACAGCTTCTGCCGGGTCTGTATTGGGGATGTGCTGGACACACAGGAGGGATCCGGAGCCTATAGGTGTCCTGAATGCAGAGCAGAGTTTCAGGAACGTCCGGCACTGGAGAAGAACAGGAAGCTGTGTAACATTGCCGAGCGTTTCCTATCTAATCACCCAGACCAGGGGCTGATGATTCTTTGTACATACTGCATTAACAACCCTGAACCAGCTGCTAAAACATGTCTGATGTGTGAAGCTTCTCTGTGTGAAAACCACCTGAAGGTCCACAGTAAGTCACCAGAACACGTCTTATTGGAACCCACAACTTCCTTGCAAAACAGAAAATGTTCCACTCATAAAGAGATCCTAAAATACTACTGCTCTGTAGATGCTACCTGCATCTGTGTTTCATGCTGCTTAATTGGAGAGCACAAGGGTCACCAGATAGAGACCCTGAGCGAGGCGTCCGAGAAGAAGGGGATGAAGCTGAGAAATATTCTGCAGAAACTGACCTCAAGAAGAGAGGAGACTGAGAAAAGAGTCCAGAGTCTGCAGGAGCACAGAAAGGCAGTGCAGGCAAGTGCAGGCAGCATAGCAGAGCAAGTTACTGCATTAATTATGGACATCAGAAAACAGCTGGAAGCCCTGGAGAAGCGAGTCCTGAGTGAGATCTCCAGGCAGAAAGAGCAGGTCTCACTCCGAGTCTCAGATCTAATCCGGAAGCTGGAAATAAAGAAGGAGGATCTGTCCAGGGAGATGGGTCACATCGAGGAGCTGTGCAACACGACGGACCCATTAACTGTCTTACAAGGATGGAAATCCCATAACACTGACATTTTGGATGTTGAGGCAGAAGGTAATAAGCAGGCCCATGCTGTAGGAGACATGGATGTAAATCTGATCACAGAGACCTTACACACAGGTTTAGATGTTATTGTATCTAAAGTAAAGAGACGGCGCCATCCTCTGGAGGcttcagacatattactggatgTGAACACCGCTGAAAGATATGTTACTGTATCACATGACTTGAAAACTGCCTCCTCTTCAGAAACAATAAAGGATTATCCAGATACCCCAGAAAGATTTCTAGATTATGATCAGGTGTTAAGCACCAGGAGTTTCTCCTCAGGCCGACATTACTGGGAAGTGGAGTGCAGTGATTTAGGGCAATGGTGTGTAGGGGTGACATATCCCAGTatagagagggagggagatcAGTCATGGATTGGGGGTAATAACAAGTCCTGGGGATTATGGAGATTTGAAAGTAGGAGCTATTCTGTAAGCCATGACAAAAAAAGGATCTCTTTACCTCGTATCCCTACCTGTCTGCGATTTGGAATATACCTGGATTATGTGGCTGGACGGATCTCCTTCTATGAGCTTTGTGACCCAATCAGACACTTACACACCTTCACTGCCACCTTCACTGAGCCGCTTCATGCTGGGTTTAGTGTAATAGAGAAGGCTTGGGTGAAGATCAGAAGCCAGgattaa